The Thermoanaerobaculia bacterium genomic interval CGAAGAAGCTCGCCGACTCCAGGTTCTTCTGCATGTAGCCCTGGGCCCCCGACTTGATCGCTTCGAACAGCGGCGCGTCGTCCTCGGAGGCGGTCAGGACCACCACCTTGACCTCGGGCGCTTCGGCCTTGAGCAGGCGCGTCGCGGCGATACCGTCGAGCTCGGGCATCGAGAGGTCCATCAGGATGACCTCGGGGCGCAGGCGCTTGCCGAGCTCGACCGCTTCACGGCCGTTCTTGGCCTCTCCCACGACCTCGTGGCCCCGGCTCTCGAGGAGGCTCTTCAGGCTGTCCCGGAAGAGGGCATGATCGTCTGCGATGAGTATTCTCATGATGCCTCCCGGGATTCTACTGGAGTGGGGAGTCTAAATGTCCACTGGGTCCCCTGGCCAGGGGCGGTCCGGAGCTCGACCCTGGCGCCGATGCTCTCGGCCCGTTCGCGGATGGTGAGCAGCCCGAAATGCGGGAACTCGCCGCGCGGCGGAATGGTCGGGTCGAAGCCGGCGCCGTCATCGTACACGACCAGCTCGAGGCCGGTCGGCAGCTGCCGCAGGCTTACCGAGACGAGATTGGCGCGCGAGTGCTTGCGGGCATTGGCGAGCGCCTCCTGGGTCATGCGCAGGAGCTGCAGCTCGGCGCCGGGGGTGAGGATCGGCACTCCCTCGGCCACGAAGGTGGCGTCGATTCCGGTCTCGGTCTCCCATTTCTCCACGAAAGTCGCCAGGGCCGCCCCGAAA includes:
- a CDS encoding response regulator transcription factor, whose protein sequence is MRILIADDHALFRDSLKSLLESRGHEVVGEAKNGREAVELGKRLRPEVILMDLSMPELDGIAATRLLKAEAPEVKVVVLTASEDDAPLFEAIKSGAQGYMQKNLESASFFALLDGVTRGEPALTPGLARRVLAEFAQPRRSAEKERHPDDLTEREREVLELLVRGVTSNRKLAKELNVSENTVKFHLRNILEKLHLNNRAEAVGYALRHRMVELPEDSE